The nucleotide sequence ATCAATTGGGTCGCTGTTTCTGTGACAGAGGAAATTATCTCAATGATTGCATGCATTTGGATTCCTGAATTTTGTTggagaattgaattgaatttcgTATGCCATTGTTTTGTTAAATTCTAGCTCCAATCAAAGTTTAAAACTTTACTTGTTGACAAAAGGGGTTCTTTTGGGAAAGCTtgttcatcaattttttttatatttatttatttatttattttgttggtgTCTGGATCCTTGGAACATAGCGTGTTTTGAAATTAAGAACCGTATGTTACGTTGTCCCTTCCGGGACATCCGATAAAATTGAAACGATACAGAGAAGGAAAGCTGTAAGTTATGTTAGATTTTGACTAATGGAAATGGCAATTTTTGTGTGCAGTGGGCACCACGTTAGGAGCAATGACTGGAGCTTTGATAGGGCAGGAAACTGAGAGTGGATTTGTGAGAGGAGCTGCAGTTGGTGCAATATCAGGAGCTGTTTTTTCAATTGAAGTgtttgaatcttcccttgttCTTTGGCAATCAGATGAATCAGGAATTGGGTGTCTTCTGTATTTGGTGAGCAATTAAGATTTTGGGGACCCCTATATTTATATGGTCAGGTGGTCACTGCCCCAAATGCCTCAAATGTTTGGTTCTTTAGAATTCCTGAGTTGGTGTATTTGATCTCCAAAGGTTTAATTAAGTAGCAAATGCCAGTATGCCTAATTCGTGTTTTCGTGTAATCTATGCAGATTGATGTCATTGCTAGTCTCCTAAGCGGTAGATTAGTCCGCGAGCGGATTGGCCCGGCCATGTTAAGTGCAGTGCAAAGTCAGGTAATTTCAATGCTTAGATGCCAGTTTTTATGTTAGGCAACATAAACTCCATGAGATTCATTCATGTGCTTGCTAATTACTAATTAACTATTTGTTTCGTTGTTCTTTATCCAGATGGGTGCTGTGGAATCAACCTTTGATGAGATCCCCAACATCTTCGACACCGGTGGCTCCAAAGGGTTGCCCGGAGATTCAGTTGAAAAGATCCCGAAGATCAAAATTACCTGCCACAACAATGTGGATGCTTCTGGGGAGAAAGTCTCCTGTTCAGTTTGTCTTCAGGTAAAAAATCTTAAAGAAACCATCTTTTTTCGCTCATAAGCGATATAATCAGTCTCAATTTCGAACTTAGTGATTGACATCGTGAATTTTGTTTACATGATCAGGATTTTCAGATTGGAGAGACAGTAAGAAGCTTGCCACACTGCCATCACATGTTTCACCTGCCTTGTATAGATAAGTGGCTCCTAAGGCA is from Pyrus communis chromosome 10, drPyrComm1.1, whole genome shotgun sequence and encodes:
- the LOC137748586 gene encoding NEP1-interacting protein 1-like, with product MDFIAHPSRLPPSYSFSLGNFVERVKDFCNFAVSAVLGNVFSAIFTFFFALVGTTLGAMTGALIGQETESGFVRGAAVGAISGAVFSIEVFESSLVLWQSDESGIGCLLYLIDVIASLLSGRLVRERIGPAMLSAVQSQMGAVESTFDEIPNIFDTGGSKGLPGDSVEKIPKIKITCHNNVDASGEKVSCSVCLQDFQIGETVRSLPHCHHMFHLPCIDKWLLRHGSCPLCRRDL